The following proteins come from a genomic window of Acinonyx jubatus isolate Ajub_Pintada_27869175 chromosome C1, VMU_Ajub_asm_v1.0, whole genome shotgun sequence:
- the MCL1 gene encoding induced myeloid leukemia cell differentiation protein Mcl-1 isoform X2, with protein sequence MFGLKRNAVIGLNLYCGGAGLAAGSGGASSSGGRLVAVGKEATTRREVGGGEAGAVIGGSAGASPPATLAPDARRVARPSPIGAEGPDVTATPPKLLFFAATRCASPPEKMEGPAADAIMSPEEELDGYEPEPLGKRPAVLPLLELVGEASSGPGTDGSLPSTPPPAEEEEDELFRQSLEIISRYLREQATGAKDAKPLGGSGAASRKALETLRRVGDGVQRNHETAFQGWVCGVLPRRGPRRWHQKCAAGFCRCCWSRSWFGISNKIAF encoded by the exons ATGTTTGGCCTCAAGAGAAACGCTGTAATCGGACTCAACCTCTACTGTGGGGGGGCCGGGTTGGCGGCCGGGAGCGGCGGCGCCTCCTCCTCGGGAGGGCGGCTTGTGGCTGTGGGGAAGGAGGCCACGACCAGGCgagaggtagggggaggggaggccggtGCGGTGATTGGCGGAAGCGCCGGCGCGAGCCCCCCAGCTACTCTCGCGCCCGACGCCCGGAGGGTCGCGCGGCCCTCGCCCATTGGTGCCGAGGGTCCCGACGTCACCGCGACCCCCCCGAAGCTGCTGTTCTTCGCGGCCACCCGCTGTGCGTCGCCGCCTGAAAAGATGGAAGGCCCAGCCGCCGACGCCATCATGTCGCCCGAAGAGGAGCTAGACGGGTACGAGCCAGAACCTCTGGGGAAGCGGCCGGCTGTCCTGCCTTTGCTGGAGTTGGTCGGGGAGGCCAGCAGTGGCCCCGGCACAGACGGCTCACTGCCCTCGACGCCACCcccagcagaggaggaggaggacgagttGTTCCGGCAGTCGCTGGAGATTATCTCTCGGTACCTTCGGGAGCAGGCGACCGGCGCCAAGGACGCGAAACCACTGGGCGGGTCTGGGGCGGCCAGCCGAAAGGCGTTAGAGACCCTCCGACGGGTCGGGGACGGCGTGCAGCGCAACCACGAGACCGCCTTCCAAG gatGGGTTTGTGGAGTTCTTCCACGTAGAGGACCTAGAAGGTGGCATCAGAAATGTGCTGCTGGCTTTTGCAGGTGTTGCTGGAGTAGGAGCTGGTTTGGCATATCTAATAAGATAGCCTTTTAA
- the MCL1 gene encoding induced myeloid leukemia cell differentiation protein Mcl-1 isoform X1 — MFGLKRNAVIGLNLYCGGAGLAAGSGGASSSGGRLVAVGKEATTRREVGGGEAGAVIGGSAGASPPATLAPDARRVARPSPIGAEGPDVTATPPKLLFFAATRCASPPEKMEGPAADAIMSPEEELDGYEPEPLGKRPAVLPLLELVGEASSGPGTDGSLPSTPPPAEEEEDELFRQSLEIISRYLREQATGAKDAKPLGGSGAASRKALETLRRVGDGVQRNHETAFQGMLRKLDIKNEDDVKSLSRVMVHVFSDGVTNWGRIVTLISFGAFVAKHLKSINQESCIEPLAESITDVLVRTKRDWLVKQRGWDGFVEFFHVEDLEGGIRNVLLAFAGVAGVGAGLAYLIR, encoded by the exons ATGTTTGGCCTCAAGAGAAACGCTGTAATCGGACTCAACCTCTACTGTGGGGGGGCCGGGTTGGCGGCCGGGAGCGGCGGCGCCTCCTCCTCGGGAGGGCGGCTTGTGGCTGTGGGGAAGGAGGCCACGACCAGGCgagaggtagggggaggggaggccggtGCGGTGATTGGCGGAAGCGCCGGCGCGAGCCCCCCAGCTACTCTCGCGCCCGACGCCCGGAGGGTCGCGCGGCCCTCGCCCATTGGTGCCGAGGGTCCCGACGTCACCGCGACCCCCCCGAAGCTGCTGTTCTTCGCGGCCACCCGCTGTGCGTCGCCGCCTGAAAAGATGGAAGGCCCAGCCGCCGACGCCATCATGTCGCCCGAAGAGGAGCTAGACGGGTACGAGCCAGAACCTCTGGGGAAGCGGCCGGCTGTCCTGCCTTTGCTGGAGTTGGTCGGGGAGGCCAGCAGTGGCCCCGGCACAGACGGCTCACTGCCCTCGACGCCACCcccagcagaggaggaggaggacgagttGTTCCGGCAGTCGCTGGAGATTATCTCTCGGTACCTTCGGGAGCAGGCGACCGGCGCCAAGGACGCGAAACCACTGGGCGGGTCTGGGGCGGCCAGCCGAAAGGCGTTAGAGACCCTCCGACGGGTCGGGGACGGCGTGCAGCGCAACCACGAGACCGCCTTCCAAG GCATGCTTCGGAAACTGGACATCAAAAACGAAGACGATGTCAAATCTTTGTCTCGAGTGATGGTCCATGTTTTCAGTGACGGAGTAACAAACTGGGGCAGGATTGTGACTCTTATTTCTTTTGGTGCCTTTGTGGCCAAACACTTGAAGAGTATAAACCAAGAAAGCTGCATCGAACCATTAGCAGAAAGCATCACAGATGTTCTTGTAAGGACAAAACGAGACTGGCTAGTCAAACAAAGAGGCTGG gatGGGTTTGTGGAGTTCTTCCACGTAGAGGACCTAGAAGGTGGCATCAGAAATGTGCTGCTGGCTTTTGCAGGTGTTGCTGGAGTAGGAGCTGGTTTGGCATATCTAATAAGATAG